The Candidatus Latescibacter sp. nucleotide sequence GACTCTGTCGTGGACAGGATAGTCGAGATCCATAACGGCTCTCTCACCCTCTACCACGGTAACTATGCCGAATATTCGGAAAAGAAAGAACGGGAACAGCAGACACAGCCGGCTGTTGCCGATACAGCGAACCTGTCCGGCGAAGATACCAATATCTCTCTCAACCACCGAATGCTTGAGAAGGAACGCAAACGCCAGGAAGGCGAATTACGCAACCAGTTTTACCGTGAAAACAAATCTCTCCAGAACCGTATCAAAAAAATCGAGGATGAGGTGGAGAAAACTGACGCGCGGCTGCAGGAGATCGAGCGGATTCTTGAGAACCCCGTTCTCTGCTCAGACAAGCACAAGTTCAATAAAACCCTGAACGAGTACGAGACGCTGAAAAACCGCAGCAGGGTATTGAATGATGAATGGGTGGAGCTTTCTCTCAAACTGGAACAAAAACGGGTGTCGGTTTTCGGGAAGAGCGAGGTAGTATAAATCTTACATTGGAGTCTCCCATGAGTGAATTTCCCAGAACTACTGTCGGCGGTGTTTCCCTCTCCCGCCTTATCATCGGCACCAACTGGTTTTTCGGCTGGTCGCATACCAGCCTGGCAAAAGACACGTTTATCAAAACCTACCAGACCCGTAAAAACATTGTCGATATCCTCACAGTCTTTCTGGAACAGGGCGTGGATACCATCATGGGTCCCCTGCTGCCTGCGATGTTCAAGGCTGTTGAAGAAGCCGAGAATAAAACCGGCCGCCGAATGATAAGAATAGTTACCCCTACTTTCAATATTCTTCCCGGCGGGCCGCCGGATAAAGAGCCGGAGAGGGTCTTCGATGCCTGCCGGGAACAAGGCTCGACTTTCTGCCTGCCGCACCAGTGTGTTACCGATGCGCTCCTTGACCGTATGCATTCTACAATCCGCGATCTTGACCGCTATACCGCCATGATCCGTGAGCGCGGAATGATTCCTGCATTATCCACCCATATGCCCGAAACGGTTGTGATAGCGGATAAAATCGGCGCCGATGTGGAAGCGTACCTTCAGATTTACAACGCCGCCGGTTTCCTCATGCAGGTTGAAGCCGACTGGGTGATGCGTACCATCAGCAATGCAAAAAAGCCGGTCATGATCATCAAACCCCTGGCGGCCGGACGTCTTTTGCCGCCGGTGGGTCTGGCTTTTGTCTGGAACACCATCCGTGACCGGGACATGGTTACAGTCGGCACTGCTACTCCCGATGAAGCACGTGAAGTGATGGAACTGTCACTTGATTTCCTCAACCGCCGCCTGCCGGATAATGAGCTGCAGAGAACGCGCAGCAAAAAGTCATTGGAGCTAAAATGATAGTTGAACAGTTTGCAGTCGGGCCCCTGGAGACCAATTGCTACCATGTAATCTGCGACTCCTCCAATCAATCCGTTTTGATAGACCCCGGCGGTGTCTCGGAATCGCTTGTCCGGGCTGTACGGGGAAGAGAACTGAAAGCCATCCTCCTTACACACGGCCATTTCGATCACATCGGCGGCGCCGGAAAGATTGCCGAATTGACCGGCGCACCGGTCATGATTCATGCGGCGGAGGCTTCTTTCCTCTCCGATCCGGAAGCAAACGGTTCATCAATGTTCGGGACAATGCTGCCCCAAATGAAACCAGATCGGCTCCTCTCCGCCGGCGATTTCATATCATTCGGCGAATGCTCGCTCACAGTTCTCCATACTCCCGGCCATACTCCGGGAGGTGTTTCCTTCATCACAGGCGATGAACTTGGAGTTTTTGCAGGAGATGTAATTTTCCGTTTATCGGTCGGAAGATGGGATCTTCCCGGCGGGGATTACCGGATACTCATGAATACCCTGCGAAAGGTGTTCTTTCCCATGCCGGATGCCGCAGTTGTCTATCCCGGCCATGGTGAATCGACAACAATCGGTTTTGAAAAAAAGCATAACCAGTTCATGATGGACTGATCATGGCGAAAAGTTTCGATATTACAGAATACGTTACCTTCCTCGATGTCGAGGAAGGATTAAGCCCGAACACCCTCGAAGCATACCTGCACAATGTCGGGCGGTACATCTCCTACCTCAAAACCAGGGGGATTTCATCGCCTGCGGGGGTGCAGAAAAAGCATGTAATGGATTTCCTGGACGAGCTTCGCAGTCTTGAGCTTTCTCCGGCCAGCATCTCACGGAATTTCTCGGCAGTGCGCTCTTACCATCATTTTCTCTACCGCGAGAGTATCTGCTCTGTCGATCCCACTGAAACGGTAGAAATTCTCACCAGTCACCGGAAACTGCCTGACACGCTCAGCATCGAGGAAGTCATCCGTCTCATCGAATCTCCTGACACCACCGAACCTACAGGTCTGCGCGACCGCGCCATGCTCGAGTTCGCTTATGCCACCGGGGTACGGGTATCCGAGCTGGTCGGTATTACCGAGCAGAATATTCTTTTCAAGGAAAATCTGGTACGTATCACAGGCAAAGGTTCAAAGGAGCGGATAGTCCCCCTCGGTTCCACCGCCAAAGAGAAAGTTCTGGAATATATCGCCCGCGGCAGACCTCTCCTTGTCGGCAAAATACCTCGTGAAACACTCTTTCTCAACGCCCGCGGAGGGCCGCTCACCCGGATGGGATTCTGGAAAATACTGAGGAAATATGTGATTCTTGCCGGAATAACCAAACATACCAGTCCGCATACCCTCCGTCACTCGTTCGCCACTCACCTCCTCGAAGGCGGCGCGGATATTCGGGTGCTCCAGGAATTGCTCGGCCATTCCAATATCGCCACCACCGAAATCTACACACACATCGACCGTGAATATCTCAAGGAAGTACATCGGACATTCCATCCGAGGGCGTAAGGGAAAAGAAGGGATTTCACCAAGAAGGAAAAAGACTTGACAATGCAAGGTGTATTGCGATATTATGTATAGTATAAGTTATTGAAACCTATAGTCTATGTTTTTCATTTTATTAAGACTGGATAATACTGTAGGGAGGACCTTCCTATGAACTATCATGGCATTGAAATCCCCGTGGGTGCCATCAATGAGTTTTGCCGTCAAAACCATATACGCAGGCTTGCTCTTTTTGGCTCGATCTTGCGAAAGGATTTCACGCCACAAAGCGATGTGGATGTTCTTGTGGAGTTTG carries:
- a CDS encoding MBL fold metallo-hydrolase; this encodes MIVEQFAVGPLETNCYHVICDSSNQSVLIDPGGVSESLVRAVRGRELKAILLTHGHFDHIGGAGKIAELTGAPVMIHAAEASFLSDPEANGSSMFGTMLPQMKPDRLLSAGDFISFGECSLTVLHTPGHTPGGVSFITGDELGVFAGDVIFRLSVGRWDLPGGDYRILMNTLRKVFFPMPDAAVVYPGHGESTTIGFEKKHNQFMMD
- the xerD gene encoding site-specific tyrosine recombinase XerD — translated: MAKSFDITEYVTFLDVEEGLSPNTLEAYLHNVGRYISYLKTRGISSPAGVQKKHVMDFLDELRSLELSPASISRNFSAVRSYHHFLYRESICSVDPTETVEILTSHRKLPDTLSIEEVIRLIESPDTTEPTGLRDRAMLEFAYATGVRVSELVGITEQNILFKENLVRITGKGSKERIVPLGSTAKEKVLEYIARGRPLLVGKIPRETLFLNARGGPLTRMGFWKILRKYVILAGITKHTSPHTLRHSFATHLLEGGADIRVLQELLGHSNIATTEIYTHIDREYLKEVHRTFHPRA